In one Gimesia sp. genomic region, the following are encoded:
- a CDS encoding sodium:proton antiporter encodes MSEHIILSLSFILLAGIVCQWLAWRVKYPAIIFLLATGIFAGPVMGWLDPDELFEDLLFPFVSLAVAVILFEGSLTLKLQNIPGLERVIRNMITIGAFITWMGTTLATRLLLDFSWNVSFLFGALMVVTGPTVITPLLRTVRPKENVAHILQWEGILIDPLGAILAVLVFEFILAGGAEGGFAAGLVVFGKMVLIGVLFGAVSGYLFAFLLKKYWIPQYLHNFASLALVCVVFAVSNMFEAESGLLSVTVLGIWLANTKGLDLDDILDFKESLSILLISMLFIMLAARMNLSSFRDLGWPAVAVFAVIQFVIRPVSVHLCALGSKLSMNERHLLSWIAPRGIVAAAISALFAIKLQAVGYPFAAAMVPLTFMVIVGTVVLQSTTAGPLARFLKVAEPEPNGFLIVGANRLAQVIALELKKNGIRTFLTDQNWSSVTEARLKGLQAYWGNPVSEHAERHIDLIGIGHLLAVSPQMELNALAAHYYRLEFAKENIFTIRISEPTAGKAEAKTAFKYGGRPVFSESLNYQDLSRMLEQGAEMKTTVLSEEFTFEQFQKQIDARRIPLFAIDTSHRVQVFTAEPKFQPKAGWKIMSLAEQVPVETG; translated from the coding sequence ATGAGTGAACACATTATTTTATCCCTGTCCTTTATTCTGCTGGCCGGTATTGTCTGCCAGTGGCTCGCCTGGCGGGTAAAATATCCCGCGATCATTTTCCTGCTGGCCACAGGGATTTTCGCCGGCCCGGTGATGGGCTGGCTGGATCCGGATGAACTGTTTGAAGATCTGCTGTTTCCCTTCGTCTCACTGGCTGTGGCGGTGATTCTGTTCGAGGGAAGCCTGACACTGAAGCTGCAGAACATACCCGGGCTGGAGCGGGTCATCCGAAATATGATTACCATCGGTGCCTTCATCACCTGGATGGGAACGACCTTGGCGACACGACTGCTGCTGGATTTTTCCTGGAATGTGTCGTTTTTGTTCGGTGCCCTGATGGTGGTCACCGGGCCGACTGTCATTACACCACTACTGAGGACCGTGCGACCCAAAGAGAATGTGGCCCATATCCTGCAGTGGGAGGGAATTCTGATCGATCCCCTGGGAGCGATTCTGGCGGTTCTGGTGTTCGAATTCATTCTGGCAGGGGGGGCCGAAGGGGGCTTTGCCGCGGGGCTGGTCGTGTTCGGTAAAATGGTGTTGATTGGGGTGCTGTTTGGCGCAGTGAGTGGTTACCTGTTTGCATTCCTGCTGAAGAAATACTGGATCCCTCAGTATCTGCATAACTTCGCCTCGCTGGCTTTGGTGTGTGTCGTGTTTGCTGTCTCCAATATGTTCGAGGCGGAATCCGGCCTGCTTTCGGTGACGGTGCTGGGAATCTGGCTGGCAAATACCAAAGGTCTCGATCTGGATGACATCCTGGATTTCAAAGAAAGCCTGAGTATCCTGCTGATTTCCATGCTGTTCATCATGCTGGCAGCCCGTATGAACCTGAGTTCATTTCGTGATTTAGGCTGGCCTGCGGTGGCGGTGTTCGCGGTAATTCAATTTGTGATTCGCCCGGTAAGCGTGCATCTTTGTGCCCTGGGATCCAAACTGTCGATGAACGAGCGGCACCTCCTGTCGTGGATTGCTCCGCGCGGGATTGTCGCAGCAGCAATCTCGGCCCTGTTTGCCATTAAACTGCAGGCGGTCGGCTATCCATTTGCTGCGGCGATGGTTCCCCTGACATTCATGGTGATTGTAGGGACGGTGGTGTTACAGAGCACGACTGCCGGCCCGCTGGCCCGCTTTCTGAAAGTCGCTGAGCCTGAACCGAACGGTTTTCTGATTGTCGGTGCAAACCGTCTGGCACAGGTGATTGCCCTGGAATTGAAGAAAAACGGCATTCGGACATTTCTGACCGACCAGAACTGGTCTTCCGTGACAGAAGCCCGTCTGAAAGGGCTGCAAGCATACTGGGGAAACCCCGTGTCGGAACATGCGGAACGCCATATTGACCTGATCGGCATTGGACACCTGCTGGCGGTCTCCCCCCAAATGGAACTGAATGCACTGGCGGCACATTATTATCGACTGGAGTTTGCCAAGGAGAATATCTTCACGATCCGGATTTCGGAACCTACGGCTGGGAAGGCCGAAGCAAAGACTGCTTTTAAGTATGGTGGGCGCCCCGTGTTTAGTGAATCGCTGAACTATCAGGATCTGAGCCGGATGCTGGAGCAGGGGGCAGAAATGAAAACGACTGTGTTGTCAGAAGAATTTACCTTTGAACAGTTTCAGAAACAGATCGACGCGAGACGTATTCCGTTATTTGCCATCGATACCAGTCACCGTGTGCAGGTCTTTACAGCAGAACCTAAATTTCAACCAAAGGCAGGCTGGAAGATCATGAGTCTGGCGGAGCAGGTACCTGTCGAAACCGGGTAA